DNA from Ziziphus jujuba cultivar Dongzao chromosome 2, ASM3175591v1:
TCTTCCTCCAAGTAGTGACGACGATGAAGAATATCCTCTTGATAATGAGGTGGAGATCCAGGGTAAGCAGAGGATGAATGAGATTCTGAAATATCATCAATGGTCGTTAGTGGCGATATGCTCAAATTATCAGCTGTCCTATGACCTCCTTGATTAACAAAGATATCAGCACGGGAACTTTTAGGTTGTGCAGATACACTGCTAATCCTTTCATATGGATAAGCTTTTAGATACTCCTCCTTAAGATCCATTTTACCCATGCCAGCTTGGCCAACTCCACCAGTATTTCCCACCAAACCAGTTCGCTCAAAATATTGTTCAGCATGCAAACCAGCAGTTGTATAAGTGAAGGAACTATCTGATTCTAAAACATTTGTACTACTTTCATCTCCTGAAGCTTGAACAGAGTCTGAGGCATATCTTGAACTTTCCCCATAATGCCTATGGCTTGGCTTGGTTTTAATTAAATTCTCTCTCCCTGGGTCCAATATAGCGGTACAATATTTAGTATGGTCCACGAAATTCTCAGAAGTATGATCCATCCACTCTTTAAACTCCCGTAACCAAAGGATAGAACGCTCTTTCTTCATTAGCTCAACCCTGTTCATCAAATCAACTATTTCAGCTTCATTATCAGATACAACAGCTTCCTCTCTGCTTTGGATCTCATTATCAATTGACACAGACTCTTCATCAGAATTTAGATAGGTGCTTTCTTCTTCACCCTCAATCGATGCAAGACGTGTTACTTTCTTCTGTACAGGAGTGACAAAAACAAGAGTAGCTGTGCTAGTCaatataacaaaaatgaaatgatCCATCTAAGAAAGTTTACAGAAGAACTTTTTGAGCTAGAAGCTTTGATACTCTAGTTTATCGGATATACCATTTTTCTCATGAGAGAGAaacggaaaaaataaaaataaaaaggagataGTAGATTAGAGATTTTATATTAAACTCCCAAGATCCTTCACTGCTTTAATCTGGGAAAAAGAGGGGATTGTGATTGAATCGAAAACTCCCATAGACTATATCAACCACTTACCCTTTTTCTGTGGATAGAACCCTCTCCTGTGGCATCACATTTTGCAGGAGAATAAAACCCAAAGCTGGCAGGTCGCCTCTGCCTCCTGGCAATTATAAGCTGTCTCTTCCACATTTCTCTGGTGCTGATTTCCTTATCATCCAACTTCAACTACTTAGCcatgcaacaaaaataaaaaagaatcagTGCAACAGGACTAGCAATTTATATGATGTAATTTGATATTACAGAACACAACCGCATGCATACATAACAAGAAGATTATAAGGTCTGGGaacataaatatatgaatgcttACTTTCTCTGGATGACTAAAATAGCCGAATACTTGTGGTCTATACCATCGGGCACAACATATTGGGTTTCCTTCCAACCACAAGTTTTGTAAAAATTGAAGTCCCGAAAGGAATTCTAACTCTgaaaaattggaaataatattgtAGGAAACATCAAGCCCTTCAAGTGACTTCAAATTCTCAATCCCACGAAATGTAGTTAGAGCATTGTTCCTCAAAACAAGTTTACCAATATGACAGGAGACCTGCATAGTCCAACAACATCGGTGTATAGGTCCAATCTAATTCCTAAATCAAAAGTTTATAGCAGCAGGAAACATatttaaaatgcaaataataacACCTGCGACTTGGAGATTAACTTATTAGTACTTTCCAGAATATGAGTTTATCAAGTAACTTATTAGTACTTTCCAGAATATGAGTTTATCAAGTAAATTTAACTTATACTAAATAAGCTATGTTTGACTTTAAAATCATAGGAGCATTTCATCAGACAATTTGCTTATTAGATGCTTGAAGGATAACTAAAGAAATATTGAAGCCAGCTTGGCAATGTGATTGTCAAACACTTCTTAGGAAAGAACTCAAACTTCAAGTTATTAATCATCACATTATTTCCAACCATTTTACAATTtgtggataaaaaaaatattattgctcaaataaaattaaatggacaGCGATAAGACCAACTTTCTAATATGCTATGATATTTTGGGAAATTAAAATATGtcccataaaataattatgcagATACAAGGAAATTAAGATTGACTTTTGAAGACAGAAGAATAACCAATCATACATCAATTAAGTGAGGGTGACACCAATTAAGGATGAGACAAGAGATGCTGCTACAATTAGTTTGATCATGTGGAACAAACACAAGTACATGCATCAAATTATGCCCAAAAGGAATGCTTATGTGACAGggcaataatatgaaaaaatgtTATGGACAGCTAGTCAAGTGTATTATAGGACAAGCTACGCCTACTCATCAAGTAGAACAATGTTTAACTTGAGCTAACTTGTTCGGTTGCAAAGCAGTCTTGaagccatatttttattaaattgctAACAAATACAACAACCGAATCTCGAGAGTACAAAAAGATATATTTGATGAAAGCAGTAATGATAATAAGTCAATAACCAATAAGCAAATGTAAATTTCGGACTAAAAGAAGCATAAGACACTCAAGAGCCATAAAATGACAACCATGAGCCAAAAAGTACCTCGCTAAATGATGAAATTGCTCTCAGCTGATTGAAACCAAGATCTAGGTGCTTCAACTTGACACACTTGCGAAGGTTATCAACTTTAGCAAACTTGTTTCGGCTCAGGTCAAGAGTTTCAACAGCAGGTAGTAGCTGTAAAGACTCATCCATAAGTACCAAACCATTGCATGCGCATGAAACGAATGACAACCGTTTCCATTGCGGAGAGCCCTTTATCTCTGCAATTCTACTGGCAAAAATATGCCGCAGGGCATCCTAAGGTATCAAAGATATAGACAGAAAAAATCAGAAATAACTTCCTTTATGTAACTGATAAATAAATCCTAAGGAATCAAAGATATATACGGACAATTAATGCTGCATTTAAATtgcttgaaaaaacaaaacagaaaagaaaagaaaacacccCAAATTTGAATCCAAATGGGGAAATGGCAGCTAGAGAGAAGTAATTAATTCCAATTTCACTGAGGTTGTTGTGTTATTAATTATcttcccaaaaaaacaaaaatatagcatTGTACATATTCATTTAGTCACAATTCCTTCTCCACAAACTTccattttcctttccttttcctccCTTTTCTCCGCAACCAAACATACAGCCAAAAACCACACTAAAACAaaaccaattcaaaaaaaaaaaaaaaaaaactcacagtAGAATTGTGGCAAATGATCTTCTCCAAGGTGTGCCTCAACTCGAGCAATCCCTTAGCAGCCGAGGTCGACAAATCACATCCTCTAAGCTCCAAAACCCTCAACCGCCCGAAAGGCAACAGTGACAGCGGCGTGGGGTCCCTAGCCGGAGCCTGAAGCACGGACACAACCTTAAGCGACGTAAGAAGCCTAAGGATCCTCCGGAGCTGCTCGAGCGCTCGGTGGTCGCCGAGGTCAGAAACATAGGCACGGAGATAATCAACCGGAGCTCCGGCGAGGAGACTTTCGAGCTCATTCAATGCCTCAAGCCGAGACTGTACGTAGTGGAGTCCGACGGGATTGAGCTTCAACACCAAGGTTCCCTCAATCAAAGGCCCGGCCTGTTGCTCCACGAACTTCACGAGCCTCTCGATGTACCGATCTCCGGTGACAATCGCCATCGGAAAAATACGACGACAGTGGTTACATACGGATAATCAGGGATTCCGACGAGTAAGAAATCTGCCGCATCTATGTAcatgtagagagagaaagagaggaaggggggagagagagagagatttttattttcttttagagAGAGATAGCCATGGatgaatgatgatgatgattatagatgggcaaggctttttttttttttttttgacgttTGGGGAGGGGTAAAATGCGTGCTGTAGAAGACGGTTATTTAAGAGAGACATTAATTGGGTTTTAATCATTGGGTTAGGCTCTGTTTGGCGTTTGcgaaaatatcaattttcactgttaaattatatattattattatattgaaagACTTAAATAAAGTTGGAACGTGACGTAGGCTTTAATTGTATAAGAATAGGACACCTGGCCTACGCGTTTCTGTTGTTGTTACACGTCAGCAAATCCTGGTTCCTATTGAACAGTTATATACTAATTGATGTGGCcatttaattaatgattaaaaaataataaaaattttcttttaataaattaggaaaaaaatttaaagtaaaatCTTGTTGAATCTGAAATAATTATCATCGTTATTTGGATggttttttattacaaaattaataaaataatgccaTATAGGTGACTTTTCAAATAACTGGTGAAGAAGTTGTTATATATAGCATTATTGATTTCAAAACtaaaattctaatattattcATCATCACGTACAATAAACATTTTATCTTTTGAAGATAGATGGAATAAATATcgatcatataaaaatttatataaaataattttattgatcttcaatttttatttttatttttgtaatattttaattttgaaattgatcATTCAAATTCAtgataattgtttaaaaaaaacagTACATTGGAGTTTggtaaaatcatatttaatatgaaaaatttttgCTCTAACTTTCATAAAGATGTCCCACCATTATATATGTAATCATATCGTTGATATTTCATgataacatttataaaatagcatttttttttaaagtatataaAAGCAATTAATGTCGAATTTTGAGTTAGTGTGATTGTGCGAGTGAAAGAGAAATTCGAAGTTTCATACATAGagtttcaaattcaatttaaagAGAAGGTTTCGACTTTGGTCATACAAAGTGTGCTGTCAATTTATGCGTGACAAGTGGCAATAGTCATGTACATACatgttaaattataattattgaccaatttaaattacattttcacCCCTAACAATGTTGATAAttaatctttctttcttccaCCAATTATATGCAAACGACAAACAGTTGCTCTTTTGTCTTTGATCGACGtccaaaagagaaagaataccCCCAATAAAACGACATGACGTTACTTTGATGTTgatatttgtatgtttttatttgtgaaatacataagagtaaaataaagttttgtttttgtgattATTTGGACCGCTTCCTAGAGTACCACACAAATATACACCTACTCTTTGTTGGATTCTCAAAAGTACATTAGTGGGGAACAAAGTACAGAGAGTTGGATAGAAATATTTGTTAAAGTATATAATGTTTTCATATATTCCTGTCATTATGTGAATGGTGATTTGTAGTTAAAACTTCAGTGGAAAAATTTACACTAAATAATTGCTTTTGCGTTTCTAGTTTACATAATCTGTCTTTCTATTTTCATACACCCACATCttcatttttagttttgtttcatttcttttttacaaaaaaattttgaaattttcatatgTATATTGCATGTAAAAGATAGTTAGGTATAGCTTACAAAATAGATAGGAAATCGTTGTAAATGTTTGGAATTTTATAAGTGATGCTGGactttttcttcaaaaacaaaaacaatcttgttatgtcatttaaaaaaaaaaaaaatagttggtGGAATACCCCCAttataaaacagaaaattaCATAGTGAAATATtccaatttgaaaaaatatttacttaaatgtattttgatttttaatatatgacaTTCATCTTTATGGCTGACCAATCTAACTTGACAAactctcttttattttagttcatatgtgataagaaatttaaatatcatataattaaatcatatattggtaatttataatttgttaaattaaacGATTTAATTCAATCACTGAAAAGAGATTAATGAAcacaaataaatagataaaaattgatgaagcaaccaaaatttaataaataatttgtgatatgtaattaaaaagaataggaaaaaacaaaaacaaaagttgtaattaaaaaaaaaaaaaaagagctattACCTTTTTACAACCATATctacattttgatttttaaatccttctattttatcattttggcatctaaattttaattttaaatatattgttggtctttgaaatttttataatttgatttagAAATTTTGAAGCATGTAGCTCATTTACTATAACAAGAAAAGAACGATACTAGAGATATCATCCTTAAAATTTGTATAATGTAATTTAGCAATTTTTAAGCGTGTAGCGCATTtactataataaaaataataataataatactagagaTATCATCTAGTTTACCCCAagtatacatattttattatttttgagttaatttatatctaattatatttataaatatgcaaAACCAAACAACCTCATAAAaacttttcatatatatgttaAGTGCATTGCATgctttaaaatcattaaaaattagactaaaaataatttattgactaaTAATGCACCACAACTGAATTTTAgagatgaaaatgataaaaagaaaaggttaaAGATCAAAATGGAATTATGCAAACAGTTAGTAACAAACTGCtaattagcccaaaaaaaaaaaattataggctCCAATCAGGtttaataaaacatcattcacCGCTCAaggttttcaaatttattttgtcatAAGATAAATAATCTTGTgtagtatattttatttgaaatttataacctagtcaaaaaatattatatacttaataaaatttgaatgaattgtataaatatttaatttgatcgTTTAAGTTAGTTATTTTTAAACATCAAAACATCAAAACAAATAATTGATCcaatccaattaaatttttaaatttttaattcaatccaATCGaatcaaaactaaataaataaaattagattgaataaataattttattagatcggttatatttttaaacactcctaacaaatttgaaaacttgGTCTTATTTTTAAACACTCCaaacaaatttgaaaacttggtctttaatattttatcaaatcgaaggagtttgtgaatttttttcaataaaataattatgaaaataaaaatttgccaAACCGGCCATGGCTGTACAAAGCCCGTCTCCGATATTTAAAAAAGCGGGACCCACATAAAAGAGGAGTTGTGATCCGGCGATGGATGGATAGGGGGCTTGTTTACCATTCATCTGCAATCCATTTAACGGTAATCGGTCTCTAGCTGCGGCTCTTTCTACCTGCAAACTGgtattctttcttcatttttctgcttcaattttgttcattttcactgtaaagtttgtttctttcttatattttcaattttttccatGAGTAAGTTTCATTATGGTATGTTTTACTCTCTGAGTCAGTATGCTAAAACTACTAAGTCAGCATGGAAAAATGGCTAAAATTGTTAACAGAACATTTATTCCTGATTTTGGGTCTTTCACCAGTTGCTCAAATGagttggattttattttatttttggcttttggatcgctttctttttttctttttcttttttttttaagatttttttaattaaatttttggtttcCCTGAGAAGAATATTGCAGGGATGGCCATTGTTACTCCTGGAAATATCACAAATGCCGGAATATTATGTGAAAAGGGAGTGACTTCCTCTGTGGGTATTTTGGCTCTTCCACATCTTCGAGCTAGGGCGAGAGCTTTTGATGGTTTGGTGAGAGGTGAGTTTGATTGTTGTTCATTTTCACATGCCTTTTCTTGAATTATTCCAGCTTTTGCATTTTTGGCTTTACTTAAAAAGTGGGGGTGTTTTACTTTTGTGGTTAACTTGTATACTTCTATTCTCAGAGTTCATGTACTGGTCTAGCAAATCtagtattataaatttttgaaataagtATTTCACGTATATATGACAATTTTGGAAGTTTCAAGTGTATTTCCACTTGTGTTCCCTATTTTCCATGTGCAATATGAAATACTGGGAAGTGCTTCCAATATAACCTTTCCAATGTAAATTGGTGCTATCAAAATCAAGTTCTTTGCTTGTGAAACCATTTCATTTATCTGATTATGCTTCATCTTATATCTAATTTTTCAGGAAATGCCGTATGTCAGAGCTTTTATATGAAGACAGCATTCCCTTTTCAGCCAAGAGGATCTGAAGGCATAACTTCAAAAAGGGTCATATATACCATCCCCAGAAGTAGCAATTCTTCAAACTCCAGTGACAGCAAAGATGACTCCTCGGATCAGGCCAAGGCATGTATGAGCAACTACTAACAACTGAACCCTGCAATATCTTTTTTCTATGCTGTCAGAGCTTATTGCATTTGCTTGTTCTGTCAGCTCgtcataaatttatttgtcttttATACATAGAGATTAAAGGAATGCGTGCTTACCAGAAAGAATGACTTTTTCATttgtttaccaattttaattccAAATGGCCAAGGAGTTGCTATCTCTCTTACATTTCCAATGTGCCATTGCCTGGTCTAAAcaattacttttaaatttaacaccAGAGATCATAGAAAGaactaatttatttttggtggaGGAGGTTAGGAGTACTGAAATCATTATATATGCTGGCCTTTTCTATAGGTTATTTCAGCTTTAGGATGTATATAAGATTAGACATGCTGTGTGCTTATTGAAAAACTTCTTGGTTTTTTATTCTGATAAATTCCATATCCAATATAATTCTTTGTTAAGATATTCATCACAAAGCAaaccaaaagaaagaagaggaagtGAGAAAAGAATGCAAGGTTTTCTTATTGCGAAATTATCAGCTAAACAATAATACAAAGAGAATTTCTACAGGCTAACGAGCAAAGTAAAAAACTAAACTAtccttattaaaataataattatacttaATATTATGACTCTAATATTCTTAACACTGGCTagatttaaaagtttatatgtTTATCTTCTAACGTAAGTTTCAAGAAACCTACAGAGATTGTTTTCACTTGGCAGAGaacctttctttgtttttgttttgttttatttttattagataataaaattatttaaattttcatggAGGAAGCAATATCTAGATTTCTAGTCTTGtgctctttcaaaaaaaaacgtTATCTTTACAAAATTCCTTCCTCCTGCCTTTATCTCGAATTGTATTTCCATATGGATAAGGAGCTTGCATATCCAGTATATGTTTTACCAGTTTctgattaaaaatatatcatgCATAATCtatatgattttgttttaaaGGGTTGAAGTAGCATTCCTTTTGTCCTCTACCGTACAGTCTTGCACCTACTTGCAGATTGTCATGCTGTATActgtccttttcctttttttttttttatttttttttttaattttatttttttataaatatataataagaatgACTTGGAGCAGTGAGAtataaaaggaagagaaaagggAAATTTGACACTTGAATCTTAATGAGTTATTCTTCCTTGTGAAAATATTGGAAGATGTAGGTGCAGAAACTGGAACACAAATTCTCTAGGTCTAACGCTGTTAGGAGCCAGAAGgtttatcttttaaaaagatTATCCAATATAAGTTTCTATCTTCCAACACTTGAGGAAAAGGATTAAATATTTTGCTCTATCTGGTCTATACAGGAGTGTTGGAATTCTAAATGTCAATATATCTTAGAAGTTAAGAGTTAGAAAGACAAAACTTTTCTACTTTTGAGTCCAATAAACGCGTTCACTATTTGATTTCGGTGTCACCCTAACAGCCATATCCATCTGGAGAAGAAAATAATCTGAGTGGTATACCTTTTTCGTTGATTTTACAGCAGACACCATTTGGATACTCGAGAAAAGATGTTTTATTGATTGGAGTTGGAGTAACTGTTATTGGTATTGGCTTGAAAAGTGGATTAGAGgtacctttctttttcttatcaaattattctaaattttacTTCCACTTGATACctgttcctttttctttacattCTTGCTCATTCTAACTCATTTACCAAATATGTAGTTTGAATTAGAAGATTTGGATGTATATTCTGAGAAATTGTTACATGTAATAATTATAACATATTTGATATGCATGTTTCATAATTACGTTCTTCATTTCCAGTTACATAGCTGATGTAGTATATATGCCTCCATTGATGCATTCAACTATATTATCTAATCATGTCAATTTTTCATGCTATGTTTTCTTGTTCAGTTTGCTGGAGTTGATCCCTTACAAGCAGGAAATGTAGTTCAGCTGGTATTGGTGCTAGGCTTGACTATTGGGTGGATTTCAACTTATATATTTAGAGTTTCAAATAAGGAGATGACTTATGCTCAACAACTACGTGACTATGAAAACAAAGTCATGgaggtacaatttttttttccccaactaTATTGGTCCTGAAATATGCATGCATGTATCATTGTAGAGTTGCTTCCCATTGTATATATCTCTAACACAGACTTAGGCCTCACTTTGGATTTGCAGAAGCGGTTAGAAGGTCTGTCAGAAGCAGAACTTGAAGCCTTGCTTGAACAAGTTGAGGAAGAGAAGAGACGCCTGACCAGTGGCGAACAGGTTAATTGAAGCTCACTTTCCTCAATGTTTTATAACCTAAAAAATTCAACAAGTATGAAGCTCAACTAGCACTGTATAGGTAGTGACTTTGTAAAGAACAATTATCCCAAATATGCCCtcccaaaagaaaacaaggaaaaaagaaaaataaaaaatatcagaaAAGAAGAGAACCATTCTGTTTTATTAGTCTGTCATATACTTTGCAAATGCAGAAAACTGAATTTCCCAAAGAATGGTTATTCCCATGCATAGGTTCTAGCTCACTGTAGAGGATTGCATACTTGACTCCGAAAAATATGAAATACTTTAATGAAAAAGTTTTTTAACACAGTGAAACTAGTTTTAGATGGTATGCATGTATATGTTTTGGTTGACAGGGGAGACAGAAGTTTGATTTGAAAAATAGGggcaaaaagtaaaaagaagaaaaaagtttatTGGGAGAATAATACATGATGACAGACCCATTAAGAACTGTGCTTTAGTCAATCTATTGAAACCAAAATTTCCGGGGCTTTCTCTgggatgcatttttttttaccgTTTCACAGAGTAGAGTCCCACAGAATTTGTTGCAGCTTTTGAGGAATTGCATCTCTAAGGAATTTCCTCAGTATActgtacccttttttttcattatttacccAGTACAAAACCAGAAATTTTGTGGACTTTTTGcagaaatttttttaccatggGTTTTTCTCATGGTAGTTTCCATGAAAGAAAAGTTAGAAGTTTGAACATCAATACCTAAAACTAGTCTCCTATACAACTCACATGAGGGATCAAGGGGACCTACTAAAATATGGTCTCCATGCTAGCAGATTTGGTGTTTCAGCTTTGCCAgccttaaaaccaaaaatattgataacTCTTTTGGCATTTTGTCGTCGGAAGTATGTCCAGCTTCTTACAAACATTCTGAGGTCTGGATCTTGAATGTATTCTATTTTAGGacgaaaatcaaatttattcagAATCCAACCTGCAAATTGCCAACCATTAGTTTCTCAGTCTGTTACACTCATCTGTGTTCAAGCTGCTAATGGATTTTTCGTATcctaaaacacaaaaattaagaaagaaataaaatatttaatcactagaatataaaatcattaaCATTAAAAAAGCCGTAACACTTACCTCCGCCCTCATCCCTAGCATATTAAGTACAGTTTTTAGGGAATATTTCGTCCAATAAGCATGTTTCAATGGCAAAATTGGAAAATAACCTTCCTATTTTGCTTAAATGTCTGCCAAAACATAAAATGGCTTCCATAGTAGGTGGGTTAGAAAGAAGGCAGatgt
Protein-coding regions in this window:
- the LOC107418533 gene encoding uncharacterized protein LOC107418533 isoform X2 encodes the protein MAIVTGDRYIERLVKFVEQQAGPLIEGTLVLKLNPVGLHYVQSRLEALNELESLLAGAPVDYLRAYVSDLGDHRALEQLRRILRLLTSLKVVSVLQAPARDPTPLSLLPFGRLRVLELRGCDLSTSAAKGLLELRHTLEKIICHNSTDALRHIFASRIAEIKGSPQWKRLSFVSCACNGLVLMDESLQLLPAVETLDLSRNKFAKVDNLRKCVKLKHLDLGFNQLRAISSFSEVSCHIGKLVLRNNALTTFRGIENLKSLEGLDVSYNIISNFSELEFLSGLQFLQNLWLEGNPICCARWYRPQVFGYFSHPEKLKLDDKEISTREMWKRQLIIARRQRRPASFGFYSPAKCDATGEGSIHRKRKVTRLASIEGEEESTYLNSDEESVSIDNEIQSREEAVVSDNEAEIVDLMNRVELMKKERSILWLREFKEWMDHTSENFVDHTKYCTAILDPGRENLIKTKPSHRHYGESSRYASDSVQASGDESSTNVLESDSSFTYTTAGLHAEQYFERTGLVGNTGGVGQAGMGKMDLKEEYLKAYPYERISSVSAQPKSSRADIFVNQGGHRTADNLSISPLTTIDDISESHSSSAYPGSPPHYQEDILHRRHYLEEEILQLSAESYSIASSDSNTSCSQDDICDFMPSTSGTDQAMNGEYSNNFAECPYLKNFEGNCYGQRHQISHIRENGQRATNSYVDQIFGKQKLTNPDHSVHSHNDIPAGTCDDVNKEDDFFDKRKSRRKTKRRVISLIDDNISAGKVETSEKTNGNHGFHVAEGEQEQPSKSIFGSDFQKDIDRKYILTSKIRTPLNEDALGSPEAKCLSLRCDDFIKNYFNTNVADSKSHEICMQYMRCYCLLEQAFQSREREVALILSSKQKMYVLLFGGAGDETGTTLSLLGCHRVEDIREVFVGVGLQVVRVCIERSATYLFITRDVEKSRQLLCSLQDFDSFGANDKCCLRSLEQVQVELFEKQIFGGLKVSIFQYSMVLFWYNNHEEGSWVSRSLFVIGVHLLMCIEDLVRFGSLSEDASSPPYYSLDSCCAINDISEMVVEAKESCCVTLQLECATSVFNPSAKFGKGLKGFDKKTASSSLAWKLKWFSEESLFKFVALVKAIHSGTSTSPLLIRCTS
- the LOC107418533 gene encoding uncharacterized protein LOC107418533 isoform X1; protein product: MAIVTGDRYIERLVKFVEQQAGPLIEGTLVLKLNPVGLHYVQSRLEALNELESLLAGAPVDYLRAYVSDLGDHRALEQLRRILRLLTSLKVVSVLQAPARDPTPLSLLPFGRLRVLELRGCDLSTSAAKGLLELRHTLEKIICHNSTDALRHIFASRIAEIKGSPQWKRLSFVSCACNGLVLMDESLQLLPAVETLDLSRNKFAKVDNLRKCVKLKHLDLGFNQLRAISSFSEVSCHIGKLVLRNNALTTFRGIENLKSLEGLDVSYNIISNFSELEFLSGLQFLQNLWLEGNPICCARWYRPQVFGYFSHPEKLKLDDKEISTREMWKRQLIIARRQRRPASFGFYSPAKCDATGEGSIHRKRKKVTRLASIEGEEESTYLNSDEESVSIDNEIQSREEAVVSDNEAEIVDLMNRVELMKKERSILWLREFKEWMDHTSENFVDHTKYCTAILDPGRENLIKTKPSHRHYGESSRYASDSVQASGDESSTNVLESDSSFTYTTAGLHAEQYFERTGLVGNTGGVGQAGMGKMDLKEEYLKAYPYERISSVSAQPKSSRADIFVNQGGHRTADNLSISPLTTIDDISESHSSSAYPGSPPHYQEDILHRRHYLEEEILQLSAESYSIASSDSNTSCSQDDICDFMPSTSGTDQAMNGEYSNNFAECPYLKNFEGNCYGQRHQISHIRENGQRATNSYVDQIFGKQKLTNPDHSVHSHNDIPAGTCDDVNKEDDFFDKRKSRRKTKRRVISLIDDNISAGKVETSEKTNGNHGFHVAEGEQEQPSKSIFGSDFQKDIDRKYILTSKIRTPLNEDALGSPEAKCLSLRCDDFIKNYFNTNVADSKSHEICMQYMRCYCLLEQAFQSREREVALILSSKQKMYVLLFGGAGDETGTTLSLLGCHRVEDIREVFVGVGLQVVRVCIERSATYLFITRDVEKSRQLLCSLQDFDSFGANDKCCLRSLEQVQVELFEKQIFGGLKVSIFQYSMVLFWYNNHEEGSWVSRSLFVIGVHLLMCIEDLVRFGSLSEDASSPPYYSLDSCCAINDISEMVVEAKESCCVTLQLECATSVFNPSAKFGKGLKGFDKKTASSSLAWKLKWFSEESLFKFVALVKAIHSGTSTSPLLIRCTS